In the genome of Yersinia enterocolitica, the window TTTTTTCACGTTGATAACCGCGCCAGTGCGGGCCATAGCTTCAACCAAATCAGTTTGACGCGCCAAAAATGCCGGTAATTGAATAACATCAACCACTTCGGACACCGGTTTTGCCTGGCTGGCTTCATGCACATCGGTGATGATTTTGACACCAAACTGCTGTTTCAGCTCTTGGAAGATTTTCATCCCCTCTTCCAAACCGGGACCACGGTAAGAATGAATTGAAGAACGGTTGGCTTTGTCGAACGAGGCTTTAAACACATAAGGAATGCCCAACTTTTGGGTCACCGTGACATAATGTTCACAAATGCGCATTGCCAGGTCGCGCGACTCAAGCACATTCATGCCGCCGAACAGCACGAAAGGTAGGTCGTTCGCTACGTTGATATCGCCAATGCTAACCACTTTCTGTTTCATACTAATACCTTTATAAAGGGTAAATCGAGATTAATTACCACGGTTATGCCGCAAGACATGGCTACCATACAACCGCGGTATAAAAGAGATCAGTGCAATGTCACCCGCTGTTGCTCAATGGAGTGGATCTGCATTTTTATCATTTCAGCAATCGGGTCTTCCGGGCACTGTTCAACAAAATAGCTTAAATCAGAGATAGCAATATGGTTGCAATCCAGTTGGGCATAAATCAAGCCACGGTCGCGGATTTCATAGGGGTCATCGGGGTCAAAAGCCAATACCGCTTCACTGGCGCGCAATGCCAACTCCATCTGCTTCTCTTCCATTAATGCCGCTTTCAATGTATCAAGCATTTTACGAACAATCAGGGTGTTTTCCGCTTCTTCCAGATCTTCATCTTCCAGTTCGGCGCTCAAACCCAGGTTGCCCTTAATCCACACTTCTAGCATATGTTCATTAAGCGTTTCACCGTTTAACGGATTAATCAGCCACATTTCTTCATCTAACCAATCAGCCCGAAGAATTAATTGAGTTGGAAAGATAACTGGCATCAAAGGTAGATCCAGTTGATGGGCGATGTGCAGGAAAATGACGCCCAGCGATACTGGCGTCCCTTGACGTTTATCCAACACTTTATCAAGCCAGATAGCGTCTGACAGGCGATAAACGCCACCAGCACCGCCAAATTTCCATTTACGGTAAAACAGATCAATAAGCACTTCTAATTGCTGATCCTGATTGAGATTGGCGGGCATCGCAGCCCGGGCATCATCAACGAGCTGTTGTAATTGGTTGCGTACATCAACCAGTGGAAAATTCTGTCGAATCTCCTGGGTAACCAATAACACCCCATCACACAGGGACGCGTTGTTAAATTCGAAATCAGCAATGCTACTCATAGATATCCCATCAGCAGTGGTAATTTAGTTGTTGCCAGTTTGACAATCAAATACAGGCAACCCAATGCGAGTATGAAAGCAAGCCAGCGACGATTCTGGCTGCGGGTTCGCTTACCTAATGCGACATAGCCAAGCAGGATATAGATAATAACGCCAAACAGCTTTTCAGTCAGCCATGTTCCTTGCGGACTGAAAGGGTAAAATCCGGTGATAAAAATCAGTACAATACCGCTGACAAATAGCAACGTATCATTGATATGTGGCGTTATTTTTACCCAGCGCTTATCCATCATAGCCGAACCGCGACATTTCCAAAAGAAACGTAATACAAACAGCGTAATACTGATAACTACTGTGAGTAAATGTAAATACTTCATGGCGATATAATCAACCCACATGACTCTCGCTTCCTTATCTATGTTAAATATTTATCGTTTTTTTTATTTGTTGCCGAATAAATGCCGCACAAAATCAGATTTTTCTTGATTAGCCGATCCATTGCCCCAAAGTAACACGATCATTATTACCATAATCTTTATACGTCATTACAGCACTAAATCCGGCGTTTTTAAGTAATTTCTGTACTGCATCGGCTTGCTGCCAGCCATGCTCCAACATTAACCAGCCTCCCGCCTCTAAATAAGCCGGCGCACGACGGATAATCTCGTCCAGTGAAGCCATCCCTTCGGCAGGTGCGACAAGCGCACTGTGAGGCTCAAAGCGGACATCACCTTCGTTCAGATGCGGGTCATCGGCATCAATATAAGGAGGATTGCTAACAATCAGCGTAAATTGTCCGTCGACCGCGTCAAACCAGCTACTTTGCAGGAAATGTACATTATCTATGGCCAGCTTTTCTGCATTATGGCGAGCCAGTGCAACAGCGTCGGCTTGGATGTCCACACCCACCACAGCACAATCTGGCCGCTCACTGGCTAACGCCAAAGCAATAGCACCGGTACCGGTACCCAAATCCAAAATATGGCAAGGAGTGGCTGGCAGATGTGCCAACGCCTGTTCAACCAAACATTCGGTGTCAGGGCGTGGAATAAGAGTGGCGGAGGAAACACTGAGTGGCAATGACCAGAATTCGCGCTCCCCAACCAGATAAGCAATAGGTTCCCCCTGCTCACGCCGGGTTGCCAGTTGTTCCAATCGCTGTAACTGATCGGCTGTCAGCTTAGTTTCACCGAAAGCCAACACATAGGTACGCGCCTTTGCGGTGACAAAACTCAATAGAATCTCGGCATCGCGCTTTGGACTGTCACTCTGACTGAAACGGGCTGCCGTTAACGACAGCCACTGCTGATAGTCCATTAATCTTGCTCTGACAACGCAGAGAGCTGGTCGGCTTGATATTCCTGCACAATCGGCTGAATCAGCATATCCAGTTTGCCTTCCATCACTTCATCTAGGCGATAGAGGGTCAGGTTAATGCGATGATCGGTCACTCGGCCCTGTGGGAAGTTATAGGTACGATTACGATCAGAGCGATCACCTGAACCAAGCAGATTACGGCGCTCGGAAGCTTCTGCCAATTGGCGCTTTTGCATTTCTGCGGCACGGATACGTGCACCCAACACCGACATCGCCTTGGCTTTGTTCTTATGTTGCGAGCGCTCATCCTGACACTCCACCACCAAGCCCGTTGGAATATGGGTGATACGGATTGCCGAATCGGTGGTGTTAACGTGCTGACCACCGGCACCAGACGAGCGGAAAGTATCAATACGCAAATCACCGGCATTGATTTCCGGCATCTCAGCTTCAGGAATGGCAGGCATTACCGCGACGGTACAGGCAGAGGTATGAATACGGCCTTGTGATTCGGTTTCGGGTACACGTTGCACACGGTGACCACCTGACTCGAATTTTAACTGACCAAACACCCCATCACCAGAGACCTTGGCAATCACTTCTTTATAGCCACCATGCTCGCCCTCACTGGCGCTCATGATTTCAACTTTCCAGCGGCGTGCTTCGGCATAACGGCTGTACATACGGAACATGTCACCAGCAAAAATAGCCGCTTCATCACCACCGGTCCCGGCACGAATCTCGAGAAAACAATCACGCTCATCATCAGGGTCTTTAGGGAGCAACAACACTTGCAACTGCTGTTCCAGCTCTTCACTGCGCGCTTTTGCTTCTTTCAGTTCTTCCTGAGCCATTTCGCGCATTTCAAGATCTTCCAGCATCATTTCTGCGGCTTCGAGATCATCTTGCACGCTGCGCCATTCTTTAAAACAGCGGGTGACATCCGTTAATTGCGCATATTCACGTGACAACGCGCGGAAACGGTCTTGATCGGCAATAACGCTGGCATCGCCAAGATACGCCAGCACTTCTTCGTGACGCTCTTGTAACGCTTCCAGTTTGGCAACAATAGAAGACTTCATCCGTGGTTTTAAACCCTGTAATTAGAGGAAACTAATGCTGATCCAGCCCAAGGCTGTCGCGTAATAATTGCAACCGCTCCATATCGCCATCGCTGGCGGCTTGCTGGAGGGATTTGGTAGGAGCATGAATCAGGCGGTTAGTGAGCTTATGGGCCAACTCATTCAACACTTGTTCTACATTGGCACCCTGCTCAATGGCGGCCAATGCTTTAGCGGTCATCTCACTACGAACCTGTTCGGCCTGAGAACGATAATCACGAATGGTTTCAACCGCCCCCTGCGCACGTAGCCAGGCCATAAAATTCATGCTTTCCTGCTGTACTATTGATTCGGCCTGCACCGCAGCGGCCTGACGCTGTGCCATATTGTGCTGAATAATCGCGTGCAGATCATCAACACTGTATAAATAGGCATTAGACAGTTTACCCACTTCTGGCTCAATATCCCGTGGTACGGCGATATCGACAAACAGCATTGGCTGATTGCGGCGGCTTTTCAGAGCACGTTCGACCATTCCCTTACCAATAATAGGCAATGGGCTGGCCGTTGAACTGATAATAATATCGGCATCGGCCAATCGAGCATCAATTTCCGGCAAAGTAATCACTTCGGCCCCCACTTCTGTCGCCAGCACTTGAGCTCGCTCACGGGTACGGTTAGCGATAATCATATGCTTGACTTGATGCTCACGCAGATGACGAGCCACCAGCTCAATGGTTTCCCCAGCCCCCACCAACAGCACATTCAGTTCAGAAAGCGACTCAAATATCTGACGTGCCAGAGTACAGGCAGCAAAAGCAACCGAAACGGCACTGGCTCCAATATCTGTTTCTGTCCGAACCCGTTTGGCAACCGAGAAAGATTTCTGGAACAACCGCTCCAACTCGCCAGACAGCGATTGACCACGCTGAGATTCAGCAAAGGCCTTTTTCACCTGCCCCAAAATTTGGGGTTCGCCTAATACCAGTGAGTCTAACCCGCTGGCAACACGCATCAAATGACTGACGGCATCATTACCATGATGCCAATACAGGCTTTTTTTCACTTCGTCCGGGCTGAGTTTGTGATAGGTACAAAGCCAGGCAATAAGTTGTTCATGCAGATTATCTTGCTGCTCTACGCTGAGATACAACTCAGTTCGGTTACACGTAGACAATACGACACCGCCCTGCACCAACGGCTGTTGGAGCAAGCTGACAAGCGCCTGGTCGATAGATTCCGGTGAAAAGTTCACTCGTTCACGTAAAGATACAGGCGCAGTTTTGTGATTAATGCCTAATGCAAGCAGAGTCATGAGAACGGCTTCGAGTAATACTGATGTTAGTATGGATTCTCGTCTGAACCGCATTCTACTTGATGCGCGGGTTCAATAAAAGTCACAGTGCAATATCCTAAGTATTATCATAAATTATGATCAGAAATTGGTTATCTGCTGTACAACAATATTGCGTAAACCCTGTACAAAATAGAACAAGATATTGACGCTCAGCCTTCAGCCCGTTAGCGTGAGCACCTCAGATACCAATTAGCTAGGTATCAAATAATTTGTTTTATCAAAAATTATTATTTATCGGTAACATGACCTCATCAAAGACGCGTCGCCAATGATATCCGTGCGACCGATAGGATTTATAGCCATATGTCGATGTATAAAATCAGTTTTTATCGCCTGCTCCCTTTAGCAACGCTGTTGCTAGCAGCCTGTAGCACCACGCCACCGACCGGTCCGGCGACCAGTCCGACATCGCCACAGTGGCGTCAACATGAGCAACAATTACAGCAATTGAGCCAATTCCAGACCCGGGGTGCCTTTGCGTATATTTCTGAAAAACAAAAAGTCTATGCGCGCTTTTTCTGGCAACAAACTACACCTGAGCGCTATCGCCTACTGCTGACCAACCCATTGGGCAGCACAGAACTGGAATTGGTGGTACAACCAGGCGTTACCCAGTTGACCGATAATCAAGGCAAACGCTATGTCAGTGATGACCCACAAGAAATGATTCAAAAGTTGACGGGGATGTCCATTCCATTGGAAAGCTTACGTCAGTGGATTTTAGGGTTACCCGGTGATACCACTGATTTCATCCTTGATGATAAGTACCGTTTGAAGCAAGTGACTTATAAACAAAATGGTATGACGTGGGTGGTTGATTATCAGGAATACAACACTCAAGTGACGCCAGCATTGCCGAGCCGCATGGAACTGAGCCAGGGCGGGCAGCGAATTAAGCTAAAAATGGATAATTGGACTGTCAAATAACATGGTTAGCACGCAGCAACATGTCTGGCCCTCACCGGCCAAATTAAACCTGTTTCTTTATATCACCGGGCAACGGGCCGATGGTTATCATGACTTACAAACCCTGTTTCAGTTTCTCGATTATGGCGACCAGCTAACTATTGTGCCGCGAGATGACAATCAGATTCGCTTATTAACGCCAGTTGCAGGCGTAGAAAACGAACAGAACTTGATAATTCGCGCGGCGCGATTGCTACAACAACAATTTCTACAACAACAATTGCCACAACAACAGCCCGGCACGGTAAAAGTACCTCGTGGGGCAGATATCAGTATTGATAAACGCCTACCAATGGGGGGAGGACTGGGTGGTGGTTCATCTAATGCCGCTACGGTACTGGTTGCACTCAATTTACTGTGGCAATGTGGTTTCTCTGATCAGAAATTGGCCACTCTTGGCCTAACATTAGGTGCCGATGTGCCGGTGTTCGTTCGTGGACATGCTGCCTTTGCTGAGGGAATTGGCGAAAAATTGCAACCTGCGGAGCCTTTAGAGAAGTGGTATTTGGTGGTACACCCCGGTGTAAGCATCCCAACACCAATTATTTTTTCTGATCCTGAATTAAAAAGAAATACGCCAGTTCGCCCACTGGCGGCGCTTTTAAGCACTCCGTACGCAAATGATTGCGAACCGATCGCAAGAAAACGTTTTCGCGAGGTTGAACAGGCTCTTTCATGGCTGTTAGAATACGCTCCGTCACGCCTTACCGGAACCGGTGCTTGTGTGTTTGCAGAATTCGACACTGAGGCATCGGCCCGACAGGTGTTAAGTATTGCCCCGGAGTGGTTGCATGGTTTTGTTGCTCGTGGTGTAAATGTTTCGCCACTGCATCGTGCGCGCTCTGGGAAAATTGAAAGTTGTGAGTGCAGATAACGATTTACAGCGTTATGTAAGGTCGATGTAATGGCTCTACTAACCTTGGGTTCTGAAAATACCTGTCTCATTTGATTGAAAGCCGGTTCATAATGCTGTTTTGTACCCAATAGATTTCAAGATGCAGGAAAGCGGCAAACGAGCGAATCCCGATAACCTTACATGAGTAAGTGATGCGGGTGAACGAGAACAGTCGACACACCTGTAATTTGAATGATGACGGTTATTCACCGTGTTTTGGCTTTAAATACCCGTATGTATATTGCAATCAGTATGAATAATCGCCCCTGATTACTGATATGACAATATCTTCTCTGGACGCATGCCTGAGGTTCTTCTCGTGCCTGATATGAAGCTTTTTGCTGGTAACGCCACCCCGGAACTAGCACAACGTATTGCCAACCGTTTGTACACCAGTCTTGGTGACGCCGCTGTAGGTCGTTTTAGCGACGGCGAAGTGAGCGTGCAAATCAACGAAAATGTACGCGGTGGTGATATTTTCATCATCCAGTCCACCTGCGCACCCACGAACGATAACCTGATGGAACTGGTTGTCATGGTTGATGCCCTGCGTCGCGCCTCCGCAGGACGTATTACTGCTGTTATTCCTTACTTCGGTTACGCTCGTCAGGATCGCCGTGTGCGTTCTGCCCGTGTACCGATCACTGCCAAAGTTGTTGCCGATTTTCTCTCAAGTGTTGGGGTTGACCGCGTATTGACAGTGGATCTACATGCTGAACAGATCCAAGGCTTTTTTGATGTTCCGGTTGATAACGTATTTGGTAGCCCAATCCTGCTGGAAGATATGTTGCAGCAGAATCTGGAAAACCCAATTGTTGTCTCTCCAGACATCGGCGGCGTTGTTCGCGCCAGAGCCATTGCAAAACTGCTGAACGATACTGATATGGCGATTATCGACAAACGCCGCCCACGTGCTAACGTTTCTCAGGTGATGCACATCATCGGTGACGTTGCTGGCCGTGACTGCGTGTTAGTTGACGATATGATCGATACCGGTGGCACATTGTGTAAAGCAGCGGAAGCCCTGAAAGAACGTGGTGCCAAGCGTGTATTTGCTTACGCGACTCACCCGATCTTCTCTGGTAATGCGGTTGAAAACATCAAACATTCTGTTATCGATGAAGTGATTGTTTGTGACACGATTCCGTTGTCAGCTGAAATCAAGGCATTAAAAAATGTGCGTACTCTGACCCTGTCAGGCATGTTGGCTGAAGCCATCCGCCGTATCAGCAATGAAGAGTCCATCTCTGCGATGTTTGAGCATTAATCAGTATTAGGTTGTGGATATCCCTGCGGTGCTATCTGGCCGCAGTTAGCCATTAAGCTATTTTCGCGATAGGTCACTTGGTGGGCATCACGAATGGGGTTCATAACGAATTGATACTATGCAATGCATAAATTGAAGCAGATAAAGAAAAACCCGTTGAAGCAGATGCGACAACGGGTTTTCTACTCTCGATCGCTGAGTTCTTGATCAATAGGTGTTTGTTTTATCGCTCGTTGAGCCGTCATTTACCCCTCCTGCACATCAGCTCAATTAAAAAGCCAAGAAAACAGGTCTATGTTTGCCGCTTCGCTGTAATTAGTCGCTAATGATGCCTTGCTCGCTAGGAGTGACGCTGGTTGCGATTACAACGCTTGTCAAAGTGCTTAATCCACCAATAACGATCCGCAACTTCCTCACGCCCACCGATACGCGCGCCAACTAACCACAACAGTGCGCCGACAAAAATACTCATCACGGCACCATGGGCAAAGAATTGCGGTAGACCCAGTTGGGATACCTCTGTCAGGATTGAGTAACCTACCCCTACGACCATGGTAACCAAACCTAATCCCATCAGCACATTACCGACCCTTGCTGCGCTTTTACGTTTCATATGCCACCTCCACCTAGGTTGCCAATAAATAACCACTGAGCCGAACGCTAAAACTGCTTGCTTAATGCGATTATTCATGTCCACTTAATAACTAAGTATAGTCAGGCTTGCGAGGAAGGTATTGCGCTTGTGATCACAACTGGCAAATATATTCCAACAAATCTTTACATAATCCAGACATTTGGCACTGAATTTGAATTATACATACAGGCAACTATTCACATCTTGAACTATTCACTCTAAATAAATTCATGCTAGCAGTTTTGTTATTACGCGCTATGACAGGTAAACTATGGCACTTTAATTCCTTTAGTTATAGCGAATGGCGACGTGAGCAGTATTAAATTAATCGTTGGGCTGGCAAATCCGGGCGCTGAATATGCCCAAACTCGCCACAATGCAGGTGCTTGGTATGTGGATTTATTGGCGCAGCGCCATAATCAACCACTGAAAGAAGAGGGTAAATTCTTCGGCTACACTGCAAGGCTAAATCTGGCAGGCCAAGACGTTCGCTTGTTGGTACCCTCTACCTTTATGAATCTCAGTGGCAAGGCCGTAGCCGCAATGGTTGGGTTTTACCGTATTCTGCCGGAAGAGATTTTAGTCGCACACGATGAGTTGGATATCCCGCCGGGCGTGGCTAAATTAAAGCTAGGTGGCGGTAACGGTGGCCATAACGGCCTGAAAGATATTCAGAGCAGGTTGGGGAATAACCCTAACTTCTATCGTTTGCGCATCGGCATCGGCCATCCGGGTGATAAAAGTAAAGTCACCGGTTTTGTTTTGGGTAAGCCACCAATCAGTGAACAAACCTTAATTGACGAGGCTATTGATGAATCTATCCGCTGTACTGAAATACTGCTAAAAGAAGACATCACTAAGGCAATGAATCGCCTGCATTCCTTTAAGGCCGGCGTATAATACTGGCCCGGTTCCCCGGCTAACGAACATAAGCCGGGGTGCCTGTATTAGTTGTTATTCATTTTTGTTGCACAGCGCATTAATCCCCTGTTGTCCCTCACCGGTCAATACCACACCTGAAAATATCACCCTCACCCGCCCGAGAAAATTGTTGCTTTTACCATCATATTCGCCCGCAATATCACTCAATTTATCGCTACAAAAAAGCGAATCCCAATCTGATGCCTTTCCTTTGTTGCGCGATAAGTCGTGGCTGCGTTCAAACTTGTCGGTTACTGCGGTAAATTTCAACTGGATGCTGTCGAAATCTTCATAAAGGGTATTTTTTTTGTACCCCACATATCTAACGCTCTTGCCCGAGTGACTTTCAATTTCCACCCCATATTGATCAACCAACTCGGCAAAGGAGGGGGCGGCAGGCTCAACATCTGCGGTAAGAAAACGCATTCCCACAATACCCGCCATCCCCCCGAACAAGATGACGATCAGCCATTTATAGATACTCATTTCCATTGGAATTACCCAAATTCAGTATGCGGACTGTAATAACTAGTTATCGGACATTTATCAGGAAACTTAAGATGGCATAAGCGTGATCTCGGACACAGAGTTAGAAAAATCAATCACCTACTCGCTCTCACAGCATGTTCCCTTGCGGCGACGAAACAGCATGATCGAGATAAATCGTCAGAATGTGTATAATGGCGACATAAATTTTGATTACATCAGCACGTTAACCCTAACGAGTTGATTTTTAAGTTATTTAAGGTGATATAAAACATGGGATTCAAATGCGGTATTGTGGGCCTGCCTAACGTTGGTAAATCCACCCTGTTCAACGCGTTGACACAAGCGGGTATCGAAGCAGCTAATTTCCCGTTCTGCACCATTGAACCCAACACGGGTGTGGTGCCAATGCCGGACCCGCGTCTGGACCAACTGGCCGAGATTGTTAAACCTCAGCGTATTTTGCCAACGACGATGGAATTCGTCGATATCGCGGGCCTGGTTAAGGGTGCATCCAAAGGCGAAGGCCTGGGTAACCAGTTCCTGACCAATATCCGTGAAACTGAAGCAATTGGTCATGTGGTACGTTGTTTTGAAAATGACAACATCATCCATGTTGCCGGTAAAGTTGATCCCGTTGATGACATTGATACCATCAACACTGAACTGGCACTTTCCGATCTGGAAACCTGTGAACGCGCAATGCATCGTGTTCAGAAGAAAGCTAAAGGCGGTGATAAAGACGCTAAAGCGGAACTGGAAGCGCTGGAAAAATGTCTGCCACATTTAGAAAATGCTGGCATGCTGCGTGCGTTGAACCTGAGTGCTGAAGATAAAGCCGCCATCCGTTATCTGAGCTTCCTCACCCTGAAGCCAACCATGTACATTGCTAACGTCAATGAAGATGGGTTTGAAAACAATCCATATTTGGATCAGGTGCGTGCCATCGCTGCGGCGGAAGGTTCTGTGGTAGTTGCCGTTTGTGCCGCAGTTGAGTCTGATATTGCTGAGTTGGAAGATGCAGACCGCGCTGAATTTATGGCTGAGTTAGGTATTGAAGAACCCGGTCTGAACCGTGTGATCCGTGCCGGTTATGAATTGCTGAACCTGCAAACCTATTTTACTGCCGGTGTAAAAGAAGTGCGTGCCTGGACCATCCCGATAGGTGCAACTGCACCACAAGCTGCCGGTAAAATTCACACCGACTTCGAGAAAGGCTTTATCCGCGCACAAACTATCGCTTTCGAGGACTTTATCACCTACAAGGGTGAGCAAGGCGCGAAAGAAGCCGGCAAAATGCGTTCAGAAGGTAAAGATTACATCGTAAAAGATGGCGACGTGATGAACTTCTTGTTCAACGTCTAAATCATTTTTGTTGTTTCATGAGGATTCACTGAGTCTCATGAAAAATAACAAATACCATTAAATCCACGCATTTGCGTGGATTTTTCATTTCATAATGTCTCATCTTGTCTCGTGAAAGCGCAGTTTAAAATAAGTATGTGGATAACAATCCGCAGATAACATGCTATTCCCCTTCCCTTTCAAACCGTCAAAATGCTCAGAACGCGCCATAGTTTGACAGGATATCGGCTGCACCTATTTCCGGGTCGTGATAATCCATGCGGCCCAATGACATTGCACTCGTTGCGTCAACGACGCAAAAGCCTCGGCTGGAGCGGTACTTTCAGCACACATGTGACCAGAACAACAGGTAATACCCGTTTAAATAAGATGGGGGAGATACTCCGGGTGGCATCGTAATAGAAACTTTCGCTTTCAGAACGGGCTGGAATTATGGGCTTTGACCCACTCTTCACTGATGGGATGAACAAAATGCAACTCACTGGCGTGCAGCATCAGCCGTGGAGTCCGTTCGGTACCTGGCAGCAGGCGACCGCCATACAGGTCACAGCCCAAAATGGGATGGCCCAACTGCTGACAGTGGATGCGGAGTTGATGAGTACGCCCGGTTTCTGGGGTTAGCTGTACCCGCGTTAATGGCAGTAACGTCCCATCTTCCAACTCATGATAAAAGCGCTCCACGACCCGATAGTAGGAGCGAGCCGGCTTGCCGTGGATTGGGCAAATCGACATCAGCGGGAACAGTGCCGGGTCTTTGGCAATCGCTGCGTCTATCATCCCTTCGTTGTCATCCAGATGTCCGCAGAGCAGTGCGCTGTACACTTTGGTCACGGTGCGCTGGCTGAACTGTCGACAGAGGGTGGCATTTATAGCCTTATTGCGGGCAATCACCATCAGCCCGGAAGTGCCAAAATCCAGGCGATGAACCAGGGTACAGCCGGGGAATATCTGTACTAACCGATGATGCACCGAATCCAGATTTTGCGGATTTTTCCCCGAGAGGCTAAGCAGCCCCGCAGGTTTATTGATAAGAACCAGGTGATCGTCCTGATAGAGAGTCTCTATCTTGTCATGACACGGCGGGGCAATAAAGGTATCGATTATCTTAGACATCAGGCTACCCGGATGAA includes:
- a CDS encoding RluA family pseudouridine synthase — its product is MSKIIDTFIAPPCHDKIETLYQDDHLVLINKPAGLLSLSGKNPQNLDSVHHRLVQIFPGCTLVHRLDFGTSGLMVIARNKAINATLCRQFSQRTVTKVYSALLCGHLDDNEGMIDAAIAKDPALFPLMSICPIHGKPARSYYRVVERFYHELEDGTLLPLTRVQLTPETGRTHQLRIHCQQLGHPILGCDLYGGRLLPGTERTPRLMLHASELHFVHPISEEWVKAHNSSPF